A genomic segment from Methanolobus zinderi encodes:
- a CDS encoding tetratricopeptide repeat protein, which translates to MAVRHLNRGVSFIEKGLYADAIQALEQAEEEARDTDTSDILETVLHSYADLLLSEGKEEKAFEKYTEAAEIITELSGKGYETTEESAGIFSSIAPILEKKGNSSEAIQKYELSVRAYEKLIERESDNVTHRSNAASTLNNLGALLAENKDYKTAQENFQKALDIMEEIPEDKKQDISFQFKMATILGNLLDLEADAGQLEDSEDRYRQLVDTYRNIVQADPSEKSYKERLSLALGTYGDRLALLGKKDESKDAYKEALEILDICDEPDSECALKKVTILNKLASHFAEQQYHESAKNNLIKALDILEKLLEANPADSEIRRRTVAILGELNSLVETEEASEAKLSSYGLIERLSEKLLETDPSNTSYRLNVAFSRNIKGNILAGLNRNEEAVSELRSAIDITSEETQLETDDTYASSVSILINDLELFADHLDDREEQLQIYGTVLNRFELLAESYPENTTVKASIAGVLEKIAGIMTEKENYENSEFILNEAVAIYDELLSLEPDNEEYPDKLSSVLLSLADLKSGLKDHEGSLELYLRLFRMKPENRDTGEKIDATLTEMEKLAEDTKSKDSLLAEYKKLLGIREELVESDSGNTQYNHSFTRLKEKIAALLIDTGRAREGIEILISTLSARESPSAISMISNSLEKFRNSIQTEADISKQIRDYGLLLEVYDRLADMELTDESILEDKAEILERIAALYDESGSAEKARDHYEYALSVYTQIYSARPPEVSGLVKTGNLKCRLASLLTDTGHREDAEKMFRSSLDDFQNLLEDEPYSISYQENAAYILNNLGYLLLEEGLFREAKPLYENALKIYIHILDLEPDNASCKANAACTLNNLGYILENTGREKDALWMYEKARELGEDNS; encoded by the coding sequence ATGGCAGTCAGGCACCTGAACAGAGGGGTGTCCTTTATTGAGAAGGGGTTATACGCAGACGCGATCCAGGCCCTGGAGCAGGCAGAAGAAGAGGCACGGGATACAGATACTTCAGATATACTTGAGACTGTGCTGCACAGCTATGCAGACCTTCTGTTATCGGAAGGAAAAGAGGAAAAAGCCTTTGAAAAGTACACTGAGGCAGCAGAGATCATCACAGAGCTATCCGGAAAAGGCTACGAGACCACCGAAGAAAGCGCAGGCATATTCAGTAGTATAGCCCCGATACTTGAAAAGAAAGGAAACTCGTCAGAAGCAATACAAAAATATGAGCTTTCTGTCAGAGCCTATGAGAAACTTATCGAAAGAGAAAGCGATAATGTAACACATAGATCAAATGCAGCTTCCACACTGAACAATCTTGGCGCACTACTTGCCGAGAACAAGGACTACAAAACTGCCCAGGAGAATTTTCAGAAAGCCCTTGATATAATGGAAGAAATACCGGAAGACAAAAAGCAGGACATTAGTTTCCAGTTCAAGATGGCAACTATTCTAGGAAACCTCCTTGATCTTGAAGCCGATGCCGGACAGCTTGAAGATTCAGAGGACAGATACAGGCAACTTGTCGACACATACAGGAATATAGTCCAGGCAGACCCTTCAGAGAAATCCTACAAGGAAAGGTTATCACTGGCACTTGGCACATACGGGGACAGACTTGCACTTCTTGGTAAAAAAGATGAATCAAAGGATGCATACAAAGAAGCACTTGAGATACTAGATATTTGCGATGAGCCAGACAGTGAATGCGCTCTGAAGAAAGTGACCATCCTGAACAAACTTGCATCCCACTTTGCCGAACAGCAGTATCATGAAAGTGCAAAGAACAATCTTATAAAAGCCCTGGACATCCTGGAAAAGCTGCTTGAAGCTAATCCTGCGGATTCCGAAATTCGTCGAAGGACGGTTGCTATACTCGGCGAGCTTAACAGTCTTGTGGAAACAGAAGAAGCATCCGAAGCAAAACTTTCCTCTTACGGACTGATTGAGCGCTTGTCTGAGAAATTACTTGAAACTGATCCTTCAAACACTTCCTACAGGCTGAATGTTGCCTTTTCCCGGAACATCAAAGGAAATATCCTTGCAGGATTGAACCGAAATGAAGAAGCTGTTTCCGAGCTCAGGAGTGCAATAGATATTACAAGCGAAGAAACGCAGCTTGAGACGGACGATACTTACGCAAGTTCGGTGAGTATTCTCATCAATGATCTTGAACTCTTTGCAGACCATCTGGACGACAGGGAAGAACAGCTCCAGATCTATGGTACAGTCCTGAACAGGTTTGAGCTGCTTGCGGAATCCTATCCTGAAAATACAACAGTAAAAGCATCTATTGCAGGTGTTCTGGAAAAAATTGCCGGTATAATGACAGAGAAGGAGAATTACGAAAATTCTGAGTTCATTCTCAATGAAGCTGTAGCAATCTATGATGAACTGCTTTCACTGGAACCTGACAACGAAGAGTATCCGGATAAGCTGTCATCTGTTCTTTTATCCCTTGCAGACCTTAAGTCCGGACTAAAGGATCACGAAGGCTCACTTGAACTATACCTGAGACTTTTCAGGATGAAACCGGAAAACCGGGATACCGGGGAAAAAATAGACGCCACACTCACAGAAATGGAGAAGCTGGCAGAGGATACCAAAAGCAAGGATAGCCTGCTTGCAGAATATAAAAAACTGCTTGGGATCAGAGAAGAGTTAGTTGAGAGCGATTCCGGTAACACACAATATAATCACAGTTTCACCAGACTTAAAGAAAAGATCGCAGCGTTACTTATCGACACCGGACGTGCCAGAGAGGGAATAGAGATATTGATCTCTACGCTTTCAGCCCGGGAGAGTCCCTCAGCTATTTCCATGATCAGTAATTCCCTGGAAAAGTTCAGGAATTCTATTCAAACGGAAGCTGACATCAGCAAACAGATTCGGGATTATGGCCTGCTGCTGGAAGTATACGACAGGCTTGCTGACATGGAGCTTACAGATGAGAGTATACTGGAGGATAAAGCGGAGATACTGGAGAGGATTGCAGCACTGTATGATGAGAGCGGTTCAGCTGAAAAAGCCAGGGACCATTATGAATACGCACTTTCCGTTTATACTCAAATATACTCCGCCAGACCTCCTGAGGTTTCCGGACTGGTAAAAACAGGTAATCTGAAGTGCCGGCTGGCCTCTCTACTGACGGATACCGGCCACCGGGAAGATGCTGAGAAGATGTTCAGATCATCACTGGATGACTTCCAGAATTTGCTCGAAGATGAACCATACAGCATATCCTACCAGGAAAATGCAGCATATATACTGAACAACCTGGGTTATCTGCTACTTGAAGAGGGACTTTTCAGGGAAGCCAAGCCATTGTATGAGAACGCTCTCAAGATCTACATCCATATACTTGACCTCGAACCCGACAACGCATCCTGCAAGGCTAATGCAGCCTGCACACTCAATAATCTGGGTTACATACTTGAGAATACGGGAAGAGAGAAAGATGCCTTGTGGATGTATGAAAAAGCAAGGGAGCTGGGTGAAGACAATAGCTGA